TCAACGTCAGTATTGTTTTTTTAGAACTGTCGCTTTTCTTTGCATTTTTCAAAGAGGCAGAGAGTGCTCTGCCTTCTTTTACCCCGGCATAAAAGGCTATTTTCGTCGCATCCAAGGACTCGGTTTTGTCGACAAGATCGCGATCCTTTAGGAAATCAGCCCCTGATATTGATATCGAGTCAACGCCGTTTTTCAACGTCCACATACAGTTTCGTTTCTCTTCATGAATCGACAGTTTGGCCGAGGCGATTTTTATTTTAGACTCGGTCTCGGCGATAAAAGCGATGTCTTTCGGGTTAACGTGCCTTAGAAAATCGCCCTCGATCAGTTGCCCCCAGTTTTTTTTCACGAAAGTATGGGTGCCAAACTCTTTGAAAAGCCAATATCCATCCGCCGTTCGGATCACGCTGCGATCTAACGTATAGAGGTAACTGGGAGAGTATATTTTCCTTAACCTTCTCATTATGTTAAATAAATCCATTTATTTCAGCCTCTTTATCGTTTTCAATAGAACACCGACGATCGCATAATCGCTATAGGACTTCACGCTGCTATCTGAATCTAGTGAGATATTTGTAAACAACAAGTCGTCGTCAGAAACAAAAACTCGTCTTAAGCATATTGGGTAATTTTTCAGCTTAACCAGGACGATGTCACCATCACAAAATGGCTCCTTGAGGGAGATCACACAATACGTTCCACGGTCTAATTCAGGCGACAGTGAATTATTCGTTATCTCTACCACAAATAGCGAATCGTCCGTCATGTCATCGACTTCTGTCGTATAGGTATCTGCCGTTCTGATCGTGTTGGCCAGAAAACGCTCTACATCGCTGTAGCTAATGAGCGGCAGCGATCTCACATTGTGTTTGATCTCCCCTGTGACGCTTAGATCCTTGTCAGTCAGCTCCCCTACTTTTACGCTGAAAAACTCACCAATGGACGCAAGCGTGGCGATCGTGGGATTCCCCACCCCTTTCCTCAGATTATTGATGGTGGCTATCCCTATCCCGGTTTCGCTGCTCAACCGACTGGCGTCAATCCCGTGCATGCGCATGAGGTAAGTGAGGTTTTCACCTATCATTTTCAATGACATACCATTTTCTTCTGATATTTTAATGTTGTTTGGTTGCATTATAATGTTTTAAACCTATACTTTAGCATCATTAAAGTTAATTAAAAACATTAAACCACTTTCAAGGTGGCCATGACAATGACTCGAGGCGAAAGACGAACAAAAAACACAGAAAAGTTATTGTAATAAAATTATTTTATTGAAAATCGTCGCTCTTGGCGAACGTGACTGGTTTTTATTGAAATGATTCAATTTACTTATTAAATGCCATCTGAGCAGGCTAACTCATTTCTCGTTCATCAAGCTTAAGAGGCGATTTACAACGCCCGGGATATCTTCATCACATTCACGCCATAGCTGCCGAGGGAGAAACCTAAAATACTGATCATTAACCTCGCAGCAATTTAACGCACGGAAGCCAGCCTGGAGAGCAAACCGCATCCCGGTTTAATTTTAAACAAAATGAGATGAATGCTTTATTCAGCGCTCATAGAGCGACTATTGCCCAACACTCGGGATTTTTTCTCTGTCAGAACGCGAAGAAGCTGCGTCAGCGCTCGTAACGCCGAGTTCCGGCGCATACCTGCGTTGAGCGATTTTATGCCAAGAACGGCGACCAGAAAGGTGGCGTCGGGCCCCCAACACCAGGGAGCACCCAGCCCGGCGCCACCGCCCTACATACTGGGTTGAACGGAGAAAAACACAGGCCGCAAGGATAACTGCGCCCTTTGAAGATTCAACGAGTGAAGAGACAGGCTTGGCCGCGTACAGCGCAAGAATGCTCGCATCATGCAAAATTCCGACCCCCCTCTTGCCAACCGGCCTTCCTCAGGCCAAAATACTGTACATTAAATCAGTATTTACAGGTGAGTCATGTTTGTAGAATTAGTGTACGACAAGCGCAACGTCGCTGGGCTGCCCAACGCCGCCGAAATTATTCACAACGAGCTCGAAAAACGCGTACATGCGCTATTCCCGGAGGCGGAGGTACGCGTGAAGCCGATGCAGGCCAACGGCCTGAACTCCGACGCCAGCAAAAACGATCGAGAGAAGCTGAACCGAATGTTGGAAGAGATGTTCGAAGAAGCGGATCAGTGGCTGGTCACGGATATTTGCTAAGCGGCCTCAACGTAGCCCCCCGACGAGTAGCCAAGCCTGAACCTAGTATCAGTAGGCTGTTTTATACGAACAAGACAGCATGGCAACATGCTTATCTATCGATTACACTATCTTGTTCTCTTTCTGAGAAATGAAGACTTTCAAAAATCACGGGGGCTTGCTGGGTATGCAGTTCTCATATATGTATGCCACTCGCCGACTATCGCTCGCATAATTGAATAGTTTCAAGGTCCATGGCAGCGAAAAATTCCAGACTCTGTGCGACTTTGCCAACTAACCCCATAGCACATCCATGCCATACTATCTAACCCCCCGGCACCATTGGAATCATTGATGAAAATTTATTTAGAGGCTTTTCCTTATGCGCCTGCTAAAAAGTGGTCGCAGGAACTTGAAGGATTACGCGGCTTGGCATCACTCTGGGTTGTTTTGGGTCATATCTGCATTTTAACCCGTTTCCAGGTCCCAATCCTTTCTGATCCAGCAATCGGTGTAGATCTTTTCATTCTGCTTTCGGGTTACCTGATGGCCAAAAATTATGTTGAACGCAAAGAACAAGAACCTTGGAACGACTCATCGACATTTAAAAAATTTTGGACCCGGCGGTTCTTTCGCATCGCACCGCTTTACTACGTCTTATTGGCTGTGGCAATTGTATTTGGTAGCTACTTCGGTGAGGCCAGAGACATCATTGGCCACTTCTACAGCGAAACGCAAACCAACAGCTCACGCTATAGCGATCATTCATTCTTGAATGTATTTACGCACGTCACCTTTATGTTTGGCTTTCTGCCTGATTACTCCTTCAATACGGTGCTCCCCGACTGGAGCATCGGTTTGGAAATGCAGTTCTATTTACTTTTTCCATTCATCATGTTGACAGTCTTGAAACTGGGATTTGCCCGTGCATGCCTCGCGGTTATCTTGCTGTGCGGACTCGCCAAATTTTTAGTACCGGACTACTTTGCTGCATTCCCCATGCCCTCCATGATCCTCATAAAGCTGAATTTATTTATTGGGGGTATGCTGATGGCTGAATCAATCCGCAGTAAGAGTGTTCGCTATGTCTTTTTTGCTTTATTAACCGTACTGGGTAGCGCGTATCTGCCAAACGAATTGAATAAATACCATTTGCTCGCTCAAATAGGTCTTATCTTAATGATGGTCACCATCCTTTGGACTCGGAGTGAAGAGAGCAAATGGGGACGCGTCTTGCGGTTGCCTCGCTGGGTTCTAACAAACCGCTTCAGCGTATTTCTTGGTGATGTCTCATACTCAGTCTATTTGCTCCACCTATTGATAGTCCTACCGGCCGTTGCCTATTTGCTCTCAAACGCATCATTTGCTGAACTTTCTTCAGTAATGCGGTTCATTGTTGCAGCAGGAATCATTCTCCCGCTCACCTATGGTATCGCAACGTTGCTGTACCACTTTGTTGAGAAACCAGGTATCAAACTCGGCAAAATGCTTATTAGCCGCAACCAAACGAAAGCCGTCGCGCTACGGTAATTTCCTGTCAACATTCAAGCCGATGACATGCTTATCGGTTGACTTCAGCGCCACCTGAGGAATTCATTCTCGTGGCGCTTAACAAAAGAACCATAGCAAAAAGCCCCAGCATCGCTGCTGGGGCCTCTGTCATGGTGCCGGCTACCGGAATCGAACTGGTGACCTACTGATTACAAGTCAGTTGCTCTACCTACTGAGCTAAGCCGGCTGAATTTGGCGGAAGGACAGAGATTCGAACTCTGGGAGCTGTTACACTCGACGGTTTTCAAGACCGTTGCCTTAAACCACTCGGCCATCCTTCCAATGGGCGCTGATATTAGCGATACCGTTATGAAATGTCTATCGTTTTGATGCAAAAAAATGGCACAACCGGTGCGGTTGTCTAAACTTCAGGCCTTAAACGCTTAAAAAATGAAAAGCCCCGCGCAAGCGAGGCTTTTGGGGTCGGCCGAAACGCGATTATTTCGGCTGAGAATCGTAGTCTGAACAGGTTTGGTAGCCCTTGTTCATGACATGGCCCGTATCGTTGTAGCTGACAAAGTACGTTTGCACTTTGCCGTCACGCGGCGCCACCGCATAGGTGTCGCAAGTGCCCTGCGCATGAACCAGCGTGGCGGACGTCGACGGCGGACCGGCGATAGCCCGCACCTGCTGCTTGGTCATCCCTACTTTAACATCGCTGACCACCGGCTCATTGACATAACTGGTTGCGCGGTCATAGGCGGTGCAGCCGGCAAGAATGGAAAATACCGCCGCAGTGCCGACGGCCAAAACCAACTTCTTCGTCATAGCTTGTCCTCTTGGAGTGCGTTTGTTGTCCCCTAAGTCTAGAAGTGGAAAGGCTTTTCTACAAATGCCCCTTTGTCGATCGGTGCGCTTTTTCTCACGAGCGGCCATCGCGGGCGCGGCATCAGATTCAAAAGCCGAAATCGCTCAGCGCCGGGACATCTTCCGGGCGCCGTCCGAGCGGCCAGTGAAAACGCCGATCCTGTTCGCGGATCGGCATATCGTTGATGCAGGCATGGCGGTTAATCATCAGCCCCTCCTGATTGAACTCCCAGTTTTCGTTGCCGAAGCTGCGATACCAGTTGCCGGAATCGTCGCGCCATTCATAGGCGAAGCGCACCGCAATACGCGCGCCATCAAACGCCCACAATTCCTTAATTAGCCGATACTCCAACTCTTTCGCCCATTTGCGTTGCAAAAATGCGACCACCGCCGCGCGGCCGTCGACAAACTCCGCGCGGTTACGCCAGTGGGTATCGAGGGAATATACCTGCGATACGCGTTCGGGATCGCGGCTGTTCCAGGCATCCTCCGCCAGCCGCACCTTCTCGATGGCGGACTCGCGGGTAAAAGGCGGCAATGGGGGTTTAATGCTCATATTCATCTCCTGAGTGAAGGCATGTAGACAACTCTGTCTACAACATTACGCTAGCGCATGTAGACAGAGTTGTCTACAATCACTCGAAATAGCCTGGGAGAAAATGATGACCGCCGATCTCAACGCCTTACCCGCCCGCCAGCGCATCCTGCTGACGGCGCACGAGCTGTTTTATCAGGAGGGGATCCGCGCCACCGGCATCGATCGCATCATCAAAGAGTCAGGCGTAACCAAGGTGACGTTTTACCGCCACTTTCCCAGCAAGAACGACTTGATTACGGCGTTTTTGGCCTATCGCCACCAGCAGTGGCTAGCCTGGTTCAGCACATCGCTGGCCCGCCATGTGGCGCAGGCCGGGGGGTTGCTGCCCGCGCTGACGCCCTGCCTGACGGAATGGTTCGACGATCCGCGCTTTCGCGGCTGCGCGTTTATCAATACGGCGGTGGAAATCGCCGATCTGCTGCCGGAAAGCCTGCACATCGCCGGCCAGCATAAGCGGCAGATGACGGATGAACTGGCACGTTACCTGCCCGCTGGGCCGCAGCGGGAACAGCACGCAGCGATATTGGCGATGTTGATCGACGGCGCCATCGTCAAAGTGCAGATAGAGCAGCAACCGCAGGCTGCGCTGCAGGTGTTGAATGCCGCGTTGGACATGCTGGCGCAAGGTGGGCTCGCTCAGTAGTTAGGCCAGATGCCCGGCGTCACCAGCTCCAGCAGGTGGGCGTCGGGATCGCGAAAATAAATGCTCTCCCCGCCGTGTTCCCAGCGCATCCGTCCTTCTATCTCCACGCCGCTGGCCGTAAGATGCCGTTCCCAGTGCGGTAACTGCTCTTTCGTCACCGCCAGTCCGATATGCGCCGGCCCCACGCCATCGTGCGCGGGTATAAATCCGGTCGGATAGTGCGCCCCGCGCAGCGAGTCGCCCTCAATAAACAGCAACAATACGCTTCGATCGCCGACGTTATAGGCGCAAAACCGTTCGTTGGCCACTATCGGCGGCAGTTTCAGCACCTCACGATAAAAAGCGTCCGCGCGTTCAATATCGCTGACGTACAGCACCGTTTCGATCACCTTGCCGATCTCGAGTTCCATATAGCCTCCGCTCTGGTTTCCGTTCTGACAGCGTAGGCCGAGCGGAGGAGATCCGAAGCGCTTCACGTGCCGAGCCTGGATCAATCCGTGCTTTGACCGGCAAAAAAAAACGCGGCCTAAAGGCCGCGCTATGTCATTCACACGCTGATGCTTAGAACTGGTAAACCAGGCCCACGGCAACCACGTTGTCGGTGTTGATACCGGCAGCGTCGGTGAAGTCGTTTTTGTCCACCAGGTTGATTTTGTAATCAACATAGGTAGACATGTTTTTGTTGAAGAAGTAGGTCGCACCCAGGTCGACGAATTTGACCAGGTCTTGATCGCCGTAGTCCTTGCCGTTGCCGGCGCGGCCCAGGTCTTTACCTTTGGTCTGGTTATAACCCACGAACGGACGCAGACCGAAGTCGAACTGGTAGTGCGCATAGGCTTCAAAGCTCTGCGCCTTGTTGGCATAACCGTAAACGCTGCTGTCGGAGCTGCCGAAACGCGCCGCGTTGTAGGACTGGGTGAACATCACCGCCAGGTAGACGTCGTTGGCGTCATATTTCAGACCGCCGGAGTAACCTTCCGCCTTATCGCCGCGGCCCATGATGTTCTGGTGACCGTTACCGCCGTTCTGCTCGCTGGTGCGGCGAGAGTTGAAGAAGGCGCCCGCGGCGCTGATGCCGTAGCCCATGTCATAGCTCATGGACATGCCGTAGCCTTCG
The sequence above is drawn from the Serratia sp. FDAARGOS_506 genome and encodes:
- a CDS encoding helix-turn-helix domain-containing protein, whose protein sequence is MSLKMIGENLTYLMRMHGIDASRLSSETGIGIATINNLRKGVGNPTIATLASIGEFFSVKVGELTDKDLSVTGEIKHNVRSLPLISYSDVERFLANTIRTADTYTTEVDDMTDDSLFVVEITNNSLSPELDRGTYCVISLKEPFCDGDIVLVKLKNYPICLRRVFVSDDDLLFTNISLDSDSSVKSYSDYAIVGVLLKTIKRLK
- a CDS encoding DinI family protein; this encodes MFVELVYDKRNVAGLPNAAEIIHNELEKRVHALFPEAEVRVKPMQANGLNSDASKNDREKLNRMLEEMFEEADQWLVTDIC
- a CDS encoding acyltransferase, translated to MKIYLEAFPYAPAKKWSQELEGLRGLASLWVVLGHICILTRFQVPILSDPAIGVDLFILLSGYLMAKNYVERKEQEPWNDSSTFKKFWTRRFFRIAPLYYVLLAVAIVFGSYFGEARDIIGHFYSETQTNSSRYSDHSFLNVFTHVTFMFGFLPDYSFNTVLPDWSIGLEMQFYLLFPFIMLTVLKLGFARACLAVILLCGLAKFLVPDYFAAFPMPSMILIKLNLFIGGMLMAESIRSKSVRYVFFALLTVLGSAYLPNELNKYHLLAQIGLILMMVTILWTRSEESKWGRVLRLPRWVLTNRFSVFLGDVSYSVYLLHLLIVLPAVAYLLSNASFAELSSVMRFIVAAGIILPLTYGIATLLYHFVEKPGIKLGKMLISRNQTKAVALR
- the osmE gene encoding osmotically-inducible lipoprotein OsmE; amino-acid sequence: MTKKLVLAVGTAAVFSILAGCTAYDRATSYVNEPVVSDVKVGMTKQQVRAIAGPPSTSATLVHAQGTCDTYAVAPRDGKVQTYFVSYNDTGHVMNKGYQTCSDYDSQPK
- a CDS encoding nuclear transport factor 2 family protein — protein: MSIKPPLPPFTRESAIEKVRLAEDAWNSRDPERVSQVYSLDTHWRNRAEFVDGRAAVVAFLQRKWAKELEYRLIKELWAFDGARIAVRFAYEWRDDSGNWYRSFGNENWEFNQEGLMINRHACINDMPIREQDRRFHWPLGRRPEDVPALSDFGF
- a CDS encoding TetR/AcrR family transcriptional regulator, with the translated sequence MTADLNALPARQRILLTAHELFYQEGIRATGIDRIIKESGVTKVTFYRHFPSKNDLITAFLAYRHQQWLAWFSTSLARHVAQAGGLLPALTPCLTEWFDDPRFRGCAFINTAVEIADLLPESLHIAGQHKRQMTDELARYLPAGPQREQHAAILAMLIDGAIVKVQIEQQPQAALQVLNAALDMLAQGGLAQ
- a CDS encoding VOC family protein: MELEIGKVIETVLYVSDIERADAFYREVLKLPPIVANERFCAYNVGDRSVLLLFIEGDSLRGAHYPTGFIPAHDGVGPAHIGLAVTKEQLPHWERHLTASGVEIEGRMRWEHGGESIYFRDPDAHLLELVTPGIWPNY